The Crocosphaera subtropica ATCC 51142 genome includes a window with the following:
- the cas5 gene encoding CRISPR-associated protein Cas5: MENTLYLECPCTSFPRSFARDYKETYLYPPPSTIYGFLLSLVGEEDLTAHLGVKLAIGIIGNSPPISRIVRKQRHHKFSKTHMGTYPPSKFSKPNFQELLTDLKIVIKLNSSEESAKIKLDERVGIALSSPEQISRFGGLSLGESWSLINGIRPYRLDDGKIQWLVKNNRGLIGLPIWIDRTTTRGTFQRFTLSNSDEFNENSWTEIKAPVPAKTSKSRSRSKK, encoded by the coding sequence ATGGAAAATACTCTCTATTTAGAATGTCCTTGTACTAGCTTTCCTCGCAGTTTCGCACGGGATTATAAAGAAACCTATCTTTATCCTCCTCCTTCCACTATTTATGGTTTTTTACTCTCATTAGTAGGAGAAGAAGATTTAACGGCTCATTTAGGAGTTAAATTAGCTATCGGCATTATTGGAAATTCCCCACCAATTTCCCGTATTGTTAGAAAACAACGACATCATAAGTTTAGTAAAACTCACATGGGTACTTATCCCCCTAGTAAGTTTTCTAAACCTAATTTTCAAGAACTTCTAACTGATTTGAAAATTGTGATCAAACTTAATTCTAGTGAAGAATCAGCTAAAATTAAATTAGATGAACGAGTTGGTATCGCTCTATCTTCCCCTGAACAAATCAGTCGTTTTGGTGGACTATCTCTAGGAGAATCTTGGTCTTTAATTAACGGAATTCGACCATACAGATTAGATGATGGTAAAATTCAATGGTTAGTTAAAAATAACCGAGGTTTGATTGGACTACCTATTTGGATTGATCGTACAACAACTAGGGGAACATTTCAGAGATTTACGTTAAGTAATTCTGATGAATTTAATGAGAATTCTTGGACTGAAATTAAAGCCCCTGTACCTGCTAAAACATCTAAATCTCGTTCTCGCTCCAAGAAGTAA
- a CDS encoding helix-turn-helix transcriptional regulator, with translation MGKTAALSPRRLERLLQMDELLRSKKRITQPMLAEKLEVTQRTIRDDLRFLEDRFMAPLDYNKKEGWFYTDDNWRLPSISLSIGELFALTLGARMLESYAGSAYEKELRSSIERLSERLPEQTWINLQQLADERIIFRSGAEMKLDPEIWQNLLEASRQSKRIWIHYYAATRNQYSERVVEPYLLHVYRATNPYLIGFCHKRQEMRWFRTDRIQQIKVLDETFERDPNFNAQTYLDQIFQAEVGGKPVPVSIWFDAANAPFIRERRWHVTQEITEHEDGSLTLHLVSGGLNDLKRWVLGYGKGAVVKEPVELLNLVKAEVEGMSQLYQIFTN, from the coding sequence ATGGGGAAAACTGCGGCCTTATCACCTCGTCGTCTTGAGAGACTATTGCAAATGGATGAGTTGCTTCGCTCCAAAAAGCGAATCACACAACCGATGTTAGCTGAGAAATTAGAGGTCACACAAAGGACTATTCGAGATGACTTACGTTTTCTTGAAGATCGCTTTATGGCTCCTTTGGACTATAACAAGAAAGAAGGATGGTTTTACACTGATGATAATTGGCGATTACCAAGTATTTCTTTAAGTATCGGTGAATTATTTGCTTTAACGTTAGGAGCAAGAATGCTTGAATCTTATGCCGGTTCAGCTTATGAAAAAGAATTACGATCATCAATTGAACGATTATCAGAACGATTACCGGAACAAACTTGGATTAATTTACAGCAACTAGCTGATGAGAGGATTATCTTTCGGTCAGGAGCCGAGATGAAGCTTGACCCTGAGATTTGGCAAAATTTGTTAGAAGCTTCTCGTCAGTCTAAACGGATTTGGATTCATTATTATGCGGCAACTCGCAATCAATATTCTGAACGAGTTGTTGAACCTTATTTACTTCATGTGTATCGTGCTACAAATCCTTATCTCATTGGTTTTTGTCATAAACGACAGGAAATGCGTTGGTTTCGCACTGACCGTATTCAACAAATAAAAGTCCTTGATGAAACCTTTGAACGTGACCCTAACTTTAATGCTCAAACTTATCTTGACCAAATCTTTCAAGCAGAGGTAGGTGGAAAACCTGTTCCTGTGTCAATTTGGTTTGATGCTGCGAACGCCCCATTTATTCGTGAACGGCGTTGGCACGTTACCCAAGAGATTACCGAACATGAGGATGGTTCCTTAACTTTACATTTGGTGAGTGGGGGACTCAATGACCTTAAACGGTGGGTGTTGGGTTATGGCAAAGGCGCAGTGGTTAAAGAACCAGTAGAGTTGCTCAACTTGGTTAAGGCCGAAGTTGAAGGGATGAGTCAACTGTATCAAATTTTTACCAATTAA
- the cas2 gene encoding CRISPR-associated endonuclease Cas2 encodes MAELKNWYLICYDIRCPKRWRKAYKLLEGYGERLQYSIFRCWLSQRMREKLRWELEKILTTEDDLILIRLSQQCVRDLPKYNRSNTWLLDEKGFRVI; translated from the coding sequence ATGGCAGAACTCAAAAACTGGTATCTTATTTGTTACGATATTCGCTGTCCTAAACGGTGGCGTAAAGCTTACAAACTTCTAGAAGGTTATGGTGAACGCCTCCAATACTCTATTTTTCGCTGTTGGCTGAGTCAACGAATGCGAGAAAAACTCCGTTGGGAATTAGAGAAAATTCTCACCACTGAAGATGATCTTATCCTCATTCGTCTTTCTCAACAATGTGTTAGAGATTTACCAAAATATAACCGCTCTAATACTTGGTTATTGGATGAAAAGGGATTTCGGGTAATCTAA
- a CDS encoding CRISPR-associated helicase/endonuclease Cas3, producing MQLKSKLEPNILLAKSFDNTHWKGSYGLVGHTADVVNAVTTLVDILGAPEGICGADPLIEQFGLQCTLSELKATIRLAAYIHDWGKANEHFQGIVRAKMREAYPKRFLPENPQLMRHEVFSVLLAWEFKEWLEQGEGDFLIALAAAGGHHLKLGGRGGKCTDKLGEIRQSGDDKLHFYVIDRVNGKPQFNRHFHQLLKYGVKKLNLPEKVRFSQNFEKQLIEQSSLIWSIREIKDKRQNIKNFLSNEWEPDPVFLAVVKALLIAGDAIGSAIPPIDLKDDDGKPLSIEKWIKNEVTRTLNEEKLQKVIDVRLNGNQLRPFQINLAQSLARVTLARAGCGTGKTLGAYNWAKSKALGRKLIFCYPTTGTSTEGFLDYVHNQIDSVLLHSRADVDLEMATTGEEDDAGEGINNEGALKLESFKAWGRESIVCTVDTVLGLLQCNRRPIYCFPAIAQAAFVFDEVHCYDNRLFGALLRFLEVIKAPILLMSASFLPWQLEAIEKAVREPIEMIHGPVELETQPRYRFDYSEKPNWDRVEQELKNGGKVLWVCNQVNTAISVYKEAKAKGLNALIYHSRFRYKDRVKHHRDVVDAFKPENNEPVLAIATQVAEMSLDLSATLLVSQIADPAGLIQRLGRLNRRYCGHAKDALFYGDDKVGYPYSQQNLENGLSLIKSLRSEVCQADLAQWLESSDQEGKPDKQSVLLDKSWQTYPTSLREAGFNVTVLLEQDLTTIKSLPSKEIPRFTVPIPADPKAIKQWDKHKFYPIAPNNQWTYSSELGACEIKNETKK from the coding sequence ATGCAGCTTAAGTCTAAATTAGAGCCAAATATTTTACTAGCCAAGTCTTTTGATAATACTCATTGGAAAGGGTCTTATGGATTAGTTGGACATACCGCAGATGTTGTCAATGCTGTTACAACTTTGGTGGATATTTTAGGCGCCCCCGAAGGGATCTGCGGAGCAGATCCCTTAATTGAACAGTTTGGACTCCAATGTACTTTATCTGAATTAAAAGCAACGATTCGTCTTGCTGCATATATTCATGATTGGGGAAAAGCCAATGAGCATTTTCAAGGAATTGTGAGAGCTAAAATGAGAGAAGCTTATCCTAAACGGTTTCTTCCCGAAAATCCTCAACTCATGCGCCATGAAGTGTTTTCCGTGCTATTAGCGTGGGAATTTAAGGAATGGTTAGAACAAGGTGAAGGAGATTTCTTAATTGCTTTAGCAGCAGCCGGAGGACATCATCTTAAATTAGGCGGTCGAGGAGGAAAATGTACGGATAAGTTAGGTGAAATTCGTCAAAGTGGAGATGATAAGTTACATTTCTACGTTATTGATAGAGTTAATGGTAAGCCTCAATTTAATCGACATTTTCATCAACTCTTAAAATATGGAGTCAAAAAACTAAATTTACCTGAAAAAGTTAGATTTTCTCAAAATTTTGAGAAACAACTTATTGAACAATCATCTCTGATTTGGTCTATTAGAGAAATCAAAGATAAGAGACAAAATATCAAAAACTTTCTTTCCAATGAATGGGAACCCGACCCAGTTTTTCTGGCTGTTGTAAAAGCTCTATTAATTGCTGGTGATGCAATTGGTTCAGCTATTCCTCCTATTGATTTAAAAGATGATGATGGAAAACCTCTATCTATCGAGAAATGGATTAAGAATGAGGTCACAAGAACGCTTAATGAGGAGAAACTTCAAAAAGTAATTGACGTTCGACTGAATGGCAATCAATTAAGACCATTTCAAATCAATTTAGCACAAAGTTTAGCACGAGTGACCCTAGCACGAGCAGGATGTGGTACAGGAAAAACACTAGGAGCTTATAATTGGGCAAAATCTAAGGCACTGGGTAGAAAACTTATCTTTTGTTATCCAACAACCGGGACTAGCACTGAGGGTTTTCTCGACTACGTTCATAATCAAATTGATTCGGTTTTGCTTCATTCCCGTGCAGATGTAGATTTAGAAATGGCGACCACTGGGGAAGAAGATGATGCTGGAGAAGGCATTAACAATGAAGGTGCGCTCAAACTAGAGTCTTTCAAAGCATGGGGACGAGAATCTATTGTTTGTACTGTAGATACTGTTCTGGGACTGCTTCAATGTAATCGTAGACCCATTTATTGTTTTCCTGCGATCGCACAAGCTGCTTTCGTCTTTGACGAAGTTCATTGTTATGATAATCGCTTATTTGGTGCATTATTACGGTTTCTCGAAGTCATTAAAGCACCCATCTTATTAATGTCAGCTTCATTCTTACCTTGGCAATTAGAAGCGATTGAAAAAGCTGTGAGGGAACCCATTGAAATGATTCATGGGCCAGTTGAATTAGAAACACAACCTCGTTATCGTTTTGACTATTCTGAAAAACCAAATTGGGACAGGGTTGAACAAGAACTGAAAAACGGAGGTAAAGTCTTATGGGTTTGTAATCAGGTAAACACAGCCATTTCTGTGTATAAAGAAGCAAAAGCCAAAGGGTTAAATGCTTTAATCTATCATAGTCGTTTTCGCTATAAAGATCGGGTTAAACATCACCGTGACGTGGTTGATGCTTTTAAACCAGAAAATAACGAGCCTGTTTTAGCGATCGCCACCCAAGTTGCTGAAATGTCCCTTGATTTGTCTGCTACTTTGTTAGTTTCGCAAATCGCAGATCCAGCCGGATTAATTCAGCGTTTAGGACGATTAAACCGTCGTTATTGTGGTCATGCCAAAGATGCTTTATTTTATGGTGATGACAAAGTTGGCTATCCATACAGTCAGCAGAACTTAGAAAATGGATTAAGTCTAATTAAGTCATTAAGGAGTGAAGTTTGTCAAGCAGATTTAGCGCAATGGTTAGAAAGTTCTGACCAAGAAGGTAAACCCGATAAACAATCAGTCTTATTAGATAAAAGTTGGCAAACCTACCCTACTTCTTTGCGAGAAGCTGGCTTTAATGTGACGGTATTACTTGAACAAGATTTGACAACAATTAAGTCTTTACCCTCAAAAGAAATTCCCCGTTTTACTGTTCCTATTCCTGCCGATCCTAAAGCAATTAAACAATGGGATAAGCACAAATTTTATCCTATTGCCCCTAATAATCAGTGGACTTACTCCTCTGAATTAGGAGCTTGTGAAATTAAAAATGAGACTAAAAAATAG
- the cas7i gene encoding type I-B CRISPR-associated protein Cas7/Cst2/DevR — translation MSQHIFVTVVTPTAVAANNRGEGDGSTLSTLQKITRGNDQYTTVSADAIRWGYRERLQNYQPENVNRTFDPEADKYNFKDEKYNAETYIDDDLFGFMDAKKDKDNKDATTKRRGALEVSRAISLDPYWGDIVFGSKGGKKDNKSIHNTEVHCTAYQYTMALTPSSLKDPERAKFLLEAIPAIKHVGGNHARFLYEFRPESIVIRVTEDPSPWILGCFERVGESVGCSRLVRLVEVKDVPASELIVAGEIADTPYGKQLKSLGVEVKRGIKEAIIAAKGMLKMEVTA, via the coding sequence ATGTCTCAACACATTTTTGTTACCGTAGTTACCCCCACTGCTGTCGCTGCTAATAACCGAGGCGAAGGAGACGGTAGCACCTTATCTACTTTACAAAAAATCACCAGAGGAAACGATCAATATACTACCGTAAGTGCTGATGCTATTCGGTGGGGATATCGAGAACGGTTACAAAATTATCAACCAGAAAATGTCAATCGAACCTTTGATCCCGAAGCTGATAAATACAACTTCAAAGATGAAAAATATAATGCTGAAACTTACATTGATGATGATCTTTTCGGCTTCATGGATGCTAAAAAAGATAAGGACAATAAAGATGCTACCACTAAGCGACGAGGTGCATTAGAAGTGAGTCGTGCTATTAGCTTAGATCCTTATTGGGGTGATATTGTTTTTGGTTCTAAAGGAGGCAAAAAAGATAATAAATCAATTCATAATACAGAGGTTCATTGTACAGCTTATCAATATACTATGGCTTTAACCCCTAGTAGTTTGAAAGACCCTGAACGAGCTAAATTCTTATTAGAGGCTATTCCTGCTATTAAGCACGTTGGAGGAAATCATGCTCGTTTCTTATATGAATTTCGTCCTGAATCTATCGTTATTCGAGTAACTGAAGATCCCAGTCCTTGGATTTTAGGTTGCTTTGAACGAGTTGGTGAATCAGTGGGTTGTTCTCGTTTAGTTCGTTTAGTTGAGGTTAAAGACGTTCCTGCATCAGAGTTAATTGTAGCAGGAGAAATCGCTGATACTCCTTATGGGAAGCAACTTAAAAGTTTAGGAGTTGAAGTTAAACGAGGCATTAAAGAAGCAATCATTGCTGCTAAAGGAATGCTAAAAATGGAGGTAACAGCCTAA
- the cas8a1 gene encoding type I-MYXAN CRISPR-associated Cas8a1/Cmx1, with protein sequence MTQLTLSIFDPNTLLPHRAGIAGLALALDAINPSDVPFSWEVTEDEVKLSWDCSDQEAILSLLKHTYHLEDGYLDVPALNLGQQEKYTFTEGVTTTFLQHGKQRKQQKNPISLNFTVDEGQPQITRSFRPVEDCYYTRDFKEAFNTKGAFKPKIPIKGHHLPGLVECFAHGAYQESPEGFLALVFLPLACNYYQLPGYRSAVVVPEIKNLKEWVKRRKKNAGSSYRDFRSSSSGESALRFLLQDKLLEDNQDFRVDYCEVYQLGKQQWDGSQSYLKQAVYRVQADDKVLALYDSAFQFFKPQVRTNDKGETWLATSKVLPWLCDNLITGKPWYSGFYNFYKQNELYERKGLISMSQYLDALEQTFFDAIQGAFSSFLREQIIQAQKQGRPLDYKQATDKVINRLLRPSTQQDFAKAMVDFLSRHRSKATRGVGAEIYQWLHKDNNWKQARDLALLAIASYTGKGNDGTPEIPEKVLDESEISSDSEEALEMSI encoded by the coding sequence ATGACTCAACTCACTCTATCTATTTTTGACCCTAATACTCTATTACCTCACCGTGCAGGAATTGCTGGCTTGGCATTAGCGTTAGATGCTATCAATCCGTCGGATGTTCCTTTTTCGTGGGAAGTGACTGAAGATGAAGTCAAACTTTCCTGGGACTGTAGTGATCAAGAAGCTATTTTAAGTTTACTTAAACATACTTATCATCTTGAAGATGGTTATTTAGATGTTCCTGCACTTAATTTAGGGCAACAAGAAAAGTACACTTTTACTGAAGGGGTAACAACTACATTTCTCCAACACGGAAAGCAACGAAAACAACAAAAAAATCCTATTTCATTAAATTTCACTGTTGATGAAGGTCAACCACAAATTACTCGTAGTTTTCGACCTGTTGAAGATTGTTACTATACCAGGGATTTTAAAGAAGCATTTAATACAAAAGGAGCATTTAAACCTAAAATTCCCATCAAAGGTCATCACTTACCAGGATTAGTTGAATGTTTTGCTCATGGAGCTTATCAAGAATCACCAGAAGGTTTTTTAGCTCTTGTTTTTCTCCCATTAGCTTGTAACTATTATCAATTACCTGGTTATAGGTCAGCCGTTGTTGTTCCTGAAATTAAAAACCTCAAAGAATGGGTTAAACGCCGTAAGAAAAATGCTGGAAGTAGTTACCGAGATTTTAGGTCTAGTAGTTCTGGTGAATCAGCTTTACGGTTTTTATTACAAGACAAACTTCTTGAAGATAACCAAGATTTTAGAGTTGATTACTGTGAAGTTTATCAATTAGGTAAACAACAATGGGATGGTAGTCAAAGTTATTTGAAACAAGCTGTTTATAGAGTCCAAGCTGATGATAAAGTTTTGGCTTTATATGATTCAGCCTTTCAATTTTTTAAACCACAAGTTCGCACCAATGATAAAGGAGAAACATGGTTAGCTACTTCAAAGGTTTTACCTTGGCTTTGCGACAATCTGATTACTGGTAAACCCTGGTATTCAGGTTTCTACAACTTTTATAAACAAAATGAACTTTATGAACGAAAAGGATTAATTAGTATGTCTCAATATCTTGATGCTTTAGAGCAAACATTTTTTGATGCTATACAAGGGGCTTTTAGTAGTTTCTTACGAGAACAAATTATACAAGCTCAAAAACAAGGTCGTCCTCTTGATTATAAACAAGCTACTGATAAAGTCATTAATCGTTTACTCAGACCAAGTACCCAACAAGACTTTGCTAAAGCAATGGTCGATTTTTTAAGTCGTCATCGTAGTAAAGCAACCAGAGGTGTTGGGGCAGAAATTTATCAGTGGCTTCACAAAGATAATAACTGGAAACAAGCCAGAGATTTAGCTTTATTAGCGATCGCTAGTTACACAGGAAAAGGAAATGATGGAACCCCAGAAATCCCTGAAAAAGTGCTTGATGAATCTGAGATTTCATCAGATTCTGAAGAAGCATTAGAAATGTCTATTTAA
- the fni gene encoding type 2 isopentenyl-diphosphate Delta-isomerase: protein MSHAVNESPLIPPTLIENRKADHINIVLEKDVTGKDITTGFEQFFIEHDALPDVDLDEVDLSLQLWGKTLQAPLLISSMTGGTDSAHTINLNLAEAAQALGIAMGVGSQRAAIEQPNLGETYKIRQVAPDILLFANLGAVQLNYGYGIDEAKKAVEMIEADALILHLNPLQEAVQAEGDRNWKGLYNKIETLTTQLDVPIIAKEVGNGISGKVARRLANCGVSAIDIAGAGGTSWSEVEAYRQHDPRRRQIAHCFAGWGIPTAMSLMQVRKAVPELPVFASGGIRDGIDAAKAIALGATLVGSAAPLLDAATHQSQAVYDKFSILLETLKIATFCAGVSNFTELQQVTLHRRND, encoded by the coding sequence ATGTCTCACGCTGTTAATGAATCTCCCCTTATTCCCCCTACTTTAATCGAAAATAGAAAAGCGGATCACATCAATATTGTTCTAGAAAAAGATGTGACAGGGAAAGACATCACCACAGGGTTTGAGCAATTTTTCATCGAACATGATGCCCTTCCTGACGTGGATCTTGATGAGGTTGACCTTAGCTTACAACTTTGGGGCAAAACCCTACAAGCCCCTCTCCTCATCAGTAGTATGACCGGCGGCACAGACTCGGCCCATACCATTAACCTCAATTTAGCAGAAGCAGCCCAAGCCTTGGGTATTGCTATGGGAGTGGGGTCCCAACGGGCAGCCATTGAACAGCCCAACTTAGGTGAAACCTATAAAATACGACAAGTTGCCCCCGATATTCTCTTATTTGCTAATTTAGGGGCAGTACAACTCAATTATGGTTACGGTATCGATGAAGCCAAGAAAGCGGTAGAGATGATTGAGGCCGACGCTTTGATTCTTCATCTCAACCCCCTACAAGAAGCGGTGCAAGCAGAAGGCGATCGCAACTGGAAAGGACTTTATAACAAGATAGAAACCCTAACTACTCAATTAGATGTCCCTATCATTGCTAAAGAAGTAGGCAACGGCATCAGTGGTAAAGTAGCTCGTCGTTTGGCTAATTGTGGCGTGTCTGCCATTGATATCGCAGGGGCCGGAGGCACCAGTTGGAGTGAAGTCGAAGCCTACCGACAACATGATCCTCGTCGCCGTCAAATTGCCCATTGTTTCGCTGGTTGGGGTATCCCTACAGCCATGTCCTTGATGCAGGTACGCAAAGCTGTCCCAGAATTGCCCGTGTTTGCTAGTGGAGGTATTCGTGACGGCATCGATGCAGCTAAAGCGATCGCATTAGGAGCAACGCTAGTAGGCAGCGCAGCCCCTTTATTAGATGCTGCTACCCATCAATCTCAAGCAGTTTATGATAAGTTCTCAATCTTACTAGAAACCCTCAAAATTGCTACTTTCTGCGCTGGAGTGTCTAATTTCACTGAGTTACAACAAGTGACTTTACATCGTAGAAATGATTAG
- a CDS encoding DUF4090 family protein — protein MPLAFCLSKLACVIEGARYESMEELNQRLIKAEFVLLKEKEIAFYYGGK, from the coding sequence TTGCCTCTTGCCTTTTGCCTCTCTAAACTAGCTTGTGTTATCGAAGGTGCAAGATATGAGTCAATGGAAGAACTCAATCAACGTCTCATAAAAGCTGAGTTTGTTCTCCTCAAAGAGAAAGAGATTGCTTTTTACTACGGTGGAAAATAA
- a CDS encoding DUF29 domain-containing protein yields MTDRTPYLLLLEYWHNEYDRNYRHGQAEIVGFRNQLSDRMTTNFYNYLEANLPKIYQKARKYVQVKSGLNKFPQDCPYTLQQLLDEDWLPKK; encoded by the coding sequence TTGACAGACCGTACTCCTTATCTACTTTTATTAGAGTATTGGCATAATGAATATGATAGAAATTATCGGCATGGGCAAGCAGAAATAGTGGGGTTTCGTAACCAACTGAGCGATCGCATGACAACTAACTTTTATAACTATCTAGAGGCAAATTTACCAAAAATCTATCAAAAAGCCCGTAAATATGTACAAGTCAAATCAGGTTTAAATAAGTTTCCTCAAGACTGTCCTTATACGTTACAACAATTATTGGATGAAGATTGGTTGCCCAAGAAATAG
- the cas6 gene encoding type I-MYXAN CRISPR-associated protein Cas6/Cmx6 produces MNFLEIQCSVRGKTLPADHGYALYSAIKHICKEQQPLLLDNNNLSSEILLSSIPGVPDKNGLVYLNNKSRFRFRCPAEQATQWYRFLQNQVFDIRGHLIRLVQPRLTLPETSNVLKARLVTFRLEKWNSQEAPFHFLESCQKALERIEVNGQAFIDSNYQGDLALRAIKIREKNVLGYGVVVEGLNEDDSLKLQGLGLGGRKHFGCGWFYPAKEEINAA; encoded by the coding sequence GTGAATTTTCTTGAAATTCAATGTTCGGTTAGGGGCAAAACTTTACCTGCCGATCATGGCTATGCACTATATTCTGCCATTAAACATATCTGCAAAGAACAGCAACCATTATTACTAGACAATAATAATTTATCATCAGAAATTTTACTATCAAGTATTCCTGGTGTTCCTGATAAAAATGGACTGGTTTATCTTAATAATAAGTCTCGTTTTCGGTTTAGATGTCCAGCCGAGCAAGCAACCCAATGGTATCGCTTTCTTCAAAATCAAGTGTTTGATATTAGAGGTCATTTAATTCGATTAGTACAGCCTCGTTTAACTTTACCTGAAACCAGTAATGTTCTTAAAGCAAGACTGGTTACATTTCGGTTGGAAAAATGGAATAGTCAAGAAGCTCCTTTTCATTTTTTAGAATCTTGTCAGAAAGCTTTAGAGAGAATTGAGGTTAATGGTCAAGCTTTTATTGATAGTAATTACCAGGGGGATTTAGCGTTAAGAGCTATCAAAATTAGAGAGAAAAATGTCTTAGGTTATGGAGTTGTAGTTGAAGGATTAAATGAAGATGATTCTCTCAAACTTCAAGGACTAGGATTAGGGGGTCGTAAACATTTTGGCTGTGGATGGTTTTATCCTGCTAAGGAGGAAATTAATGCAGCTTAA
- a CDS encoding type I-MYXAN CRISPR-associated endonuclease Cas4/Cas1: MSTTNLDQRTSINLTEDTIRVSALHAFAYCPRLFYLEEVEELYTQDSAVFAGRRLHEEIDKQEDEEWLDLYLEDEILGLRGRVDALRTREGQTIPYEHKRGRCHRDENKQPQAWDSDKLQILAYCCLLEASLGITVIEGRIRYHADNVLIHVPVDDQGRQWVSDTIKQARELRKSAYRPPVVNNEYLCSRCSLSPVCLPEEARLAHNKEWHPVRLFPQDDEREVIHVLEPGTRIGRTGEQLKISRRNEADEKVSIQQVSQVVLHSFSQISTQALHFLSYKDVGIHFVSGGGRYVGSLDTRNGSIQRRIRQYEALTKSDFCLELARKLVKCRGEGQRKFLMRGKRNIKRKSPDLEKAIAQMKAVLKQVPQVESLESLLGFEGNLAALYFGALPNILGKDVSDSLGFAGRNRRPPKDRFNAMLSFGYSLLIKDVMNAILTVGLEPALGFYHQPRTQAPPLALDLMEIFRVPLVDMIVVTSINRQQWDTETDFDVRGQQVWLSDSGRRKFINLYEQRKAESWKHPVTGYSLTYRRLLELEVRLLEKEWCGEGGLFGQLIVR; the protein is encoded by the coding sequence ATGTCAACAACTAATTTAGACCAAAGAACCAGCATTAACTTAACTGAAGATACCATCAGAGTTTCTGCACTCCATGCCTTTGCTTATTGTCCTAGACTTTTCTACCTTGAAGAAGTCGAAGAACTTTATACCCAAGATTCAGCCGTATTTGCTGGACGACGGTTACACGAAGAAATCGACAAACAAGAGGATGAGGAATGGCTCGATCTTTACCTCGAAGACGAAATCTTAGGACTACGGGGACGAGTTGACGCTTTACGCACTCGTGAGGGTCAAACCATTCCTTATGAACATAAACGAGGTCGCTGTCATCGAGACGAGAACAAGCAACCGCAAGCATGGGACAGTGATAAACTGCAAATCTTAGCTTATTGTTGTTTACTCGAAGCTTCTCTCGGTATTACTGTGATTGAAGGCAGAATCCGCTATCATGCTGATAATGTCTTAATTCATGTCCCTGTTGATGACCAAGGACGACAATGGGTGTCCGATACCATTAAACAAGCCAGGGAGTTACGAAAATCTGCTTATCGTCCCCCTGTGGTTAACAATGAGTATTTATGTTCTCGTTGTTCATTATCTCCCGTCTGTTTACCAGAGGAGGCTAGACTAGCACACAATAAAGAATGGCATCCCGTTCGTTTGTTTCCTCAAGATGATGAACGAGAAGTGATTCATGTGCTTGAACCAGGTACTAGAATAGGACGCACAGGAGAACAACTCAAGATTAGTCGACGTAATGAAGCTGATGAAAAGGTTTCTATCCAACAGGTTAGTCAAGTTGTTTTGCATAGTTTTTCCCAAATTTCTACCCAAGCTTTGCATTTTCTCTCTTATAAAGATGTAGGCATTCATTTTGTCTCTGGGGGTGGCCGTTATGTGGGCAGTCTTGACACTCGTAATGGCAGTATTCAACGGCGTATCCGTCAATATGAAGCATTAACTAAATCAGACTTTTGTTTAGAATTAGCTCGTAAATTGGTGAAATGTCGAGGTGAAGGACAACGGAAGTTTTTAATGCGAGGTAAACGTAATATTAAGCGTAAATCTCCTGACTTAGAAAAAGCGATCGCACAAATGAAAGCGGTTCTTAAACAAGTTCCACAAGTCGAGTCTCTTGAGTCTTTATTAGGATTTGAGGGGAATTTAGCGGCTTTATATTTTGGGGCATTACCTAATATTTTAGGGAAAGATGTTTCTGACTCATTGGGTTTTGCTGGTCGTAATCGTCGTCCTCCCAAAGACCGTTTTAATGCCATGTTGAGCTTTGGTTATTCTTTATTAATTAAGGATGTGATGAATGCGATCCTAACAGTTGGACTAGAACCAGCATTAGGATTTTATCATCAACCTCGTACCCAAGCTCCTCCCTTAGCACTGGACTTGATGGAAATTTTCAGAGTTCCTTTAGTTGACATGATTGTGGTGACTTCCATTAATCGTCAACAATGGGACACTGAGACTGACTTTGATGTGCGAGGTCAACAAGTTTGGTTAAGTGACAGTGGACGACGAAAATTCATCAATCTTTACGAACAACGGAAAGCAGAATCTTGGAAACACCCAGTTACAGGCTATTCCTTAACTTATCGCCGTTTATTAGAGTTAGAAGTCCGCTTACTGGAAAAAGAATGGTGTGGAGAAGGCGGTTTATTTGGTCAGTTAATTGTACGGTGA